Proteins encoded together in one Calderihabitans maritimus window:
- a CDS encoding flagellar brake protein, producing the protein MKDLAVNQKVEICRDNEEEIYKSLIQEVGEGYFAIQIPSGPQGWLTLHVGERVNVNVFSPSAQYCFTTEVIGRKKEKNIPMYLLKIPEEFTRIQRRDYVRIKLTLEVFFEPVNTEELDNLDMKAELSRRGVTLDISGGGMQLVTDEP; encoded by the coding sequence GTGAAAGATTTGGCAGTTAACCAGAAGGTGGAAATATGTCGGGATAACGAAGAAGAAATATATAAAAGTCTTATTCAGGAGGTGGGGGAGGGATACTTTGCCATTCAGATCCCTTCCGGTCCCCAGGGATGGCTAACCTTACACGTGGGGGAAAGGGTGAATGTAAACGTTTTTAGTCCCAGTGCCCAGTATTGTTTCACCACGGAAGTTATAGGGCGCAAGAAAGAAAAAAATATTCCCATGTATCTGTTAAAGATTCCCGAGGAGTTTACCCGCATTCAGCGTCGGGATTACGTCAGAATAAAGCTGACTCTGGAGGTATTCTTTGAGCCGGTAAATACAGAGGAACTGGATAACTTGGACATGAAAGCAGAATTGAGCCGGCGGGGAGTTACTTTGGACATAAGCGGTGGAGGTATGCAGCTTGTGACCGACGAGCCTC
- a CDS encoding sigma-70 family RNA polymerase sigma factor, with protein sequence METGAGVKTYKENGKQKKEMREEMIIEYLPLVSHIVDHLRLKTPNFIEREDLISYGIFGLIDAVKRYDSRKGTKFETYARQRIKGAIIDELRQSSWLPRTVTERIKKVSEAYNQLEKERGEVDDREVAEFLGMEVAEVEKTLAQVNYLSLVSLEEIVTGTIANEQSPDPQTVQEEKEMKKLLAEAIERLPERDRLILSLYYYEELTLKEIGKLLKISESRVSQLHARALIRLRNILEQMEALEPKGSG encoded by the coding sequence ATGGAGACAGGGGCAGGAGTTAAGACCTACAAAGAAAACGGGAAACAGAAGAAAGAGATGCGGGAAGAAATGATCATAGAGTATCTGCCGCTGGTGAGCCATATTGTAGACCATCTTAGACTAAAAACCCCCAACTTTATCGAACGGGAAGATTTGATAAGCTACGGCATTTTCGGCTTGATTGACGCCGTTAAGCGGTACGATTCCCGGAAGGGCACCAAGTTTGAGACCTACGCCCGTCAAAGGATAAAAGGAGCGATTATTGATGAACTTCGCCAGAGCAGCTGGTTGCCCCGAACGGTAACGGAACGCATCAAGAAGGTCAGTGAAGCTTATAATCAATTGGAAAAAGAACGGGGCGAGGTCGATGACAGGGAAGTAGCTGAATTTTTAGGGATGGAGGTAGCCGAAGTTGAGAAAACTTTGGCGCAAGTTAACTACCTTTCTTTAGTTTCCCTGGAAGAGATCGTGACCGGAACTATTGCCAATGAACAAAGTCCGGACCCGCAAACTGTTCAGGAAGAAAAAGAAATGAAAAAACTTTTAGCGGAGGCTATTGAACGTCTCCCGGAGCGGGACCGTCTAATTCTTTCTCTATACTACTATGAAGAATTAACCCTTAAGGAAATAGGGAAACTTCTTAAAATTTCCGAGTCTCGAGTGTCTCAGCTTCACGCACGAGCTTTAATACGCCTGCGGAATATATTGGAACAAATGGAAGCCCTGGAACCGAAGGGAAGTGGTTAA
- a CDS encoding DUF6115 domain-containing protein, whose translation MIYGMLFLGLVLVVLTARETWQFLTRKTVLSHQFEAEKSEYSGSESVDEIKQQLELLTGLVEENGRALSLLTKKIDRMIQEVGKSKSFATVLEDAQTTNLYEAVYKAYDEGKDVTEIARELQRGKGEIELILSLRRQ comes from the coding sequence ATGATTTACGGAATGCTGTTTTTAGGACTGGTTTTGGTCGTTCTGACTGCTCGGGAGACCTGGCAGTTTCTCACGAGGAAAACTGTTTTGTCCCATCAGTTTGAAGCCGAAAAATCTGAGTACTCCGGAAGTGAATCTGTGGATGAAATAAAACAGCAGTTGGAATTATTAACCGGTCTGGTGGAGGAGAACGGCAGAGCTCTGAGCCTGCTGACCAAGAAGATAGACAGGATGATACAAGAAGTAGGGAAAAGTAAAAGCTTTGCTACCGTGCTCGAGGACGCCCAGACGACAAACCTGTATGAGGCTGTGTATAAGGCTTATGACGAGGGGAAGGACGTAACTGAAATTGCCAGAGAGTTACAGAGAGGGAAGGGGGAGATAGAATTAATTCTAAGTTTGCGGAGGCAATGA
- a CDS encoding endolytic transglycosylase MltG produces the protein MSWIKQLAPVIFGLGIGLCLSALFFLGVEAAPPDRQQVIQLAREYGMVFPEEVVVFEEKGREEEKGEEIPPLPQEIEVTIPKGSTLKEISLLLASKGVVDKAEKFEELVKLLHLSHKIRAGDYRLPADGDLYDIILELTAPTRRD, from the coding sequence ATGAGTTGGATAAAACAACTGGCTCCAGTAATTTTCGGATTAGGTATTGGCTTATGTCTTTCTGCTTTGTTTTTCTTGGGAGTTGAAGCCGCCCCGCCCGACCGGCAGCAAGTAATCCAACTGGCGCGGGAGTACGGTATGGTTTTCCCGGAAGAAGTGGTTGTCTTTGAGGAAAAGGGCAGGGAGGAAGAAAAAGGAGAAGAAATTCCGCCGTTACCGCAGGAAATAGAGGTGACCATTCCGAAAGGTTCCACCCTCAAAGAGATATCCCTGCTGTTGGCCAGCAAAGGGGTGGTAGACAAAGCAGAAAAATTTGAAGAACTCGTTAAGCTCTTACACCTAAGTCATAAAATCAGAGCGGGTGATTACCGTCTGCCTGCCGACGGAGACCTTTACGATATTATTTTAGAACTTACCGCTCCCACTAGGAGGGATTGA
- a CDS encoding flagellar hook-basal body protein, translated as MIRGIYIAASGMAAQEIKHDVISHNLANASTPGYKKDRVVYSSFSETLLYHVEANAGKKEIKVVGNLSPGALVDQVVTDYQKGIGEETGNPFHLALVGDGFFTVERKGEIRYTRNGTFQLDGEGFLVTPEGFYLLGEKGRLQVGARDFVVTERGEVMIDGETIDRLRITDFEDYRYLKKVGHTLFIEEPGAIRIKAEPVQLRQGYLEKANLNLITEMIDMIQALRTYETNQKMIQAHDEALGKAVNEIGTLR; from the coding sequence TTGATAAGAGGCATTTATATTGCGGCCAGCGGAATGGCCGCCCAGGAAATAAAGCATGATGTAATTTCCCATAATTTGGCCAATGCCAGCACCCCGGGTTACAAGAAAGATCGGGTCGTTTACAGTTCTTTTTCCGAAACGTTGCTGTACCATGTGGAAGCGAATGCCGGCAAGAAAGAAATTAAGGTAGTGGGGAACCTGAGCCCGGGGGCTTTGGTTGATCAGGTTGTTACTGACTACCAAAAAGGGATTGGGGAGGAAACGGGGAACCCATTCCATTTGGCACTGGTCGGGGATGGATTTTTCACTGTAGAGAGGAAGGGAGAAATAAGGTATACCCGAAACGGAACTTTTCAATTAGATGGAGAAGGTTTCTTGGTTACGCCTGAAGGGTTTTACCTGCTGGGCGAAAAAGGTCGCCTCCAGGTAGGAGCGAGAGATTTCGTGGTGACCGAACGGGGAGAGGTTATGATTGACGGAGAGACGATTGACCGTCTCCGTATAACCGATTTTGAGGATTACCGTTACTTGAAAAAGGTGGGACATACCCTTTTTATAGAAGAACCGGGAGCCATACGGATTAAGGCTGAGCCGGTTCAGCTGCGACAGGGGTACCTGGAGAAAGCAAATCTTAACCTGATTACCGAGATGATTGATATGATACAAGCTTTGAGGACTTATGAAACCAACCAGAAAATGATTCAGGCCCATGATGAGGCTTTAGGTAAAGCAGTTAATGAAATTGGAACGTTAAGATAA
- the flgG gene encoding flagellar basal-body rod protein FlgG, producing the protein MIRSLWNGAAGMRAQSLKLDNIANNIANVNTPGFKKSRVTFADLVYQPLREKGLPVKRENPTYLSPQIGVGSRVEGISRVFWQGNLMETGRELDLAISGKGFFRVELPSGEKAYTRVGSLEIDAEGYLVTAGGNRLSPAIRMPEGTTGVTITREGEVLVTGAGGENRNIGRIKLYRFTNPAALKPLGKNLFTPTDAAGEVQEGNPGEDGFGTVQQGVLEGSNVQLAEEITEMIIAQRAYEINARVVRTSDEMWALANNIRR; encoded by the coding sequence ATGATTAGATCATTATGGAACGGCGCTGCGGGCATGAGGGCTCAGTCTCTCAAATTAGATAATATTGCCAATAATATTGCCAATGTTAATACGCCCGGATTTAAGAAAAGTAGAGTGACTTTTGCCGATTTAGTCTATCAGCCGCTTAGGGAAAAAGGATTGCCGGTAAAAAGGGAAAACCCTACCTACTTGTCCCCGCAAATAGGTGTTGGCAGCCGGGTGGAAGGAATTAGTAGAGTCTTTTGGCAAGGTAATCTGATGGAAACCGGTAGAGAACTGGATCTGGCCATAAGTGGCAAAGGTTTCTTCCGGGTAGAGCTTCCTTCCGGAGAAAAGGCTTATACCCGCGTCGGTTCCCTGGAAATAGATGCGGAAGGCTACCTGGTGACGGCAGGAGGGAACCGTCTTAGTCCCGCGATTCGGATGCCGGAGGGGACCACGGGAGTAACTATCACCCGGGAAGGGGAAGTCCTGGTTACCGGTGCCGGTGGAGAAAACAGAAATATAGGAAGAATAAAGCTTTACCGGTTTACCAATCCGGCGGCTCTAAAGCCGTTAGGGAAAAATCTCTTTACTCCTACGGATGCTGCCGGGGAAGTTCAGGAGGGAAATCCGGGAGAAGATGGTTTTGGCACTGTGCAACAGGGAGTATTGGAGGGTTCTAATGTACAGTTGGCGGAAGAGATTACGGAGATGATCATTGCCCAAAGGGCTTATGAAATTAACGCCCGAGTGGTCAGAACCAGTGACGAAATGTGGGCTTTAGCCAACAATATTCGCCGTTAG
- a CDS encoding rod-binding protein gives MKVNLPETALVKNKEVANHSQADKLEKVCRRFEALLVERLLEAMDRTTFRSAETAATELYRDMYYMELARLVSENFQLGIAEKIYQQLQEQKLMLPGGDKG, from the coding sequence ATGAAAGTTAACCTTCCGGAAACAGCTTTGGTGAAAAATAAAGAAGTAGCGAATCATTCCCAGGCAGATAAGCTGGAGAAAGTATGCCGCCGGTTTGAAGCCCTTCTCGTTGAGAGGTTACTGGAGGCCATGGACCGGACGACTTTTAGAAGCGCGGAAACAGCAGCCACCGAACTTTACCGGGACATGTATTACATGGAACTGGCTCGCCTGGTATCTGAAAATTTCCAACTGGGAATAGCGGAAAAGATTTACCAACAGCTTCAAGAACAAAAGTTAATGTTACCTGGAGGAGATAAGGGTTGA
- a CDS encoding tetratricopeptide repeat protein, translated as MSCPYCQFPGTGSSRFCPKCGHRLTIPLPSEEEINLSQSRYHNALGNSYFLQGLWGLASIFYQKAINISPELWQSHYNLGCIYYRQGNLSSAEHHFRRVLELQSNYYPARYNLGTIYLKQKHYIKALENLVVVKKQVPYFWPNRLNLAATYYCLGLYQAALEEYLAVHRHNLCQEEALKGIKLTCQKLGLKPSTLISSR; from the coding sequence ATGTCTTGTCCTTACTGTCAGTTCCCGGGTACTGGATCTTCCAGATTCTGTCCGAAATGCGGCCATCGGCTGACTATTCCCTTGCCGTCGGAAGAAGAAATTAATCTCTCCCAATCCCGTTACCACAACGCTCTAGGCAATTCCTATTTCCTTCAGGGATTATGGGGCCTGGCCTCTATTTTTTATCAAAAAGCGATAAACATTAGTCCAGAACTTTGGCAAAGCCACTACAATCTCGGGTGTATATACTATCGCCAGGGCAATTTATCTTCAGCCGAACATCATTTTCGCCGCGTGCTTGAGCTGCAGAGTAATTATTATCCAGCCCGGTACAACCTGGGTACTATCTATCTGAAACAGAAACATTATATAAAGGCTTTAGAAAACCTCGTCGTGGTGAAAAAGCAGGTACCGTATTTCTGGCCGAACCGGCTCAATCTTGCCGCCACTTATTATTGCCTCGGTTTATACCAGGCAGCCCTGGAAGAATACCTTGCCGTCCACCGTCACAACCTCTGTCAAGAGGAGGCCCTGAAGGGAATTAAACTTACCTGTCAGAAATTAGGCCTGAAACCGTCAACCCTTATCTCCTCCAGGTAA
- a CDS encoding chemotaxis protein CheD: MFNLELKVGIAELKVARSPTLLVTIGLGSCIGVALWDRLAKVGGLAHIMLPDSKQFSQVVNKAKFADLAIPLLVKKLEDLGASKHRLEAKLAGGAQMFSFKDRRISVFNIGERNIQVARKVLQELGIKLVAEDVGGNYGRTMILNTANGEVYIRIVGRPQKTI, encoded by the coding sequence ATCTTTAACCTAGAACTAAAAGTAGGTATAGCAGAGCTTAAAGTGGCCAGGAGCCCGACACTTTTAGTGACCATCGGTTTAGGTTCATGTATAGGAGTTGCCTTATGGGACCGCTTGGCAAAGGTTGGAGGTTTAGCTCATATAATGTTGCCTGATAGCAAGCAGTTTTCCCAGGTGGTTAATAAGGCTAAATTTGCAGACCTGGCTATTCCGTTGTTAGTGAAGAAACTGGAGGATTTAGGAGCTAGCAAACACCGTTTGGAGGCTAAACTGGCCGGCGGGGCACAAATGTTTTCTTTTAAAGATCGGCGTATCAGCGTCTTCAATATTGGAGAACGGAACATTCAGGTAGCCCGGAAGGTTTTACAGGAATTAGGTATAAAGCTGGTGGCCGAAGATGTTGGCGGGAACTACGGGCGCACTATGATATTAAACACTGCCAACGGTGAGGTGTATATACGAATTGTAGGCCGGCCGCAGAAAACAATTTAA
- a CDS encoding CheR family methyltransferase — protein MEFTDFKQQVYKQFGIDLNGYKERQLKRRITSLMLAQGFKDYRDYFLQLQKDRHQLKLFLDKLTINVSEFFRNPEVFAQLERQILPALLERSKRLRVWSAACSNGAEPYSIAILLDEIDPRGQHTIVATDVDLEILRVARAGEYGPDAVKNVSPQRLHRYFTIREGRYVIKETIRRRVWFRQHDLLVDRYGTNYDLILCRNVAIYFTRETQEKMHRKFFESLKPGGVLCIGASESIIGFKEIGFSKISPSLYKKEEKKGNQDAVD, from the coding sequence ATGGAATTTACTGATTTTAAACAGCAGGTATACAAACAATTTGGAATCGATCTTAATGGTTATAAGGAAAGGCAATTGAAGAGGCGAATTACCAGCCTGATGTTGGCCCAGGGTTTTAAAGATTATAGGGATTATTTTCTCCAATTACAAAAGGACAGGCATCAATTAAAACTTTTCTTGGATAAGCTTACCATCAATGTGTCAGAGTTTTTTCGCAACCCGGAAGTATTTGCCCAGTTGGAAAGGCAGATACTTCCCGCCTTGCTGGAACGAAGCAAGCGATTGCGGGTATGGAGTGCTGCCTGTTCGAACGGGGCGGAGCCGTATTCCATAGCCATCCTGTTGGATGAGATTGATCCCCGAGGACAACACACCATAGTCGCCACAGATGTAGACCTGGAAATACTAAGGGTGGCCAGAGCGGGTGAGTACGGACCTGATGCGGTAAAAAACGTGTCCCCCCAGCGGTTGCACCGTTATTTCACCATTCGAGAAGGGCGTTATGTGATAAAGGAAACTATTCGGCGTAGAGTTTGGTTCCGGCAGCATGATTTGCTGGTGGACCGGTACGGTACCAATTACGATTTGATCCTGTGTCGGAATGTGGCGATCTATTTCACGCGGGAAACCCAGGAAAAAATGCACCGGAAGTTTTTTGAGTCCCTGAAACCGGGGGGAGTGCTCTGTATAGGGGCCAGTGAGAGTATTATAGGTTTCAAAGAAATAGGTTTTAGCAAAATATCTCCTTCCCTTTATAAAAAAGAAGAAAAAAAGGGGAATCAAGATGCAGTGGATTAA
- a CDS encoding chemotaxis protein CheC encodes MQWINLSPIHLDALKEIGNIGAGHAATALSKLVNQMVKMEVPEAGVIRFNDIFSMVGREDELVACVISKVSGKAPGSILFILDEKSAHALVDLMMGLKIGTTRELNDMTSSLLEELGNILTGAFLTALSQATNITLVPSVPALAFDMLGAVLSSAFLEGGCFAEEVLIIRTRFFNDQTKIDGHFFLVPEVKALSTILKSLGLSI; translated from the coding sequence ATGCAGTGGATTAATTTATCTCCCATACACCTCGATGCTTTAAAGGAAATCGGCAATATCGGAGCCGGTCATGCCGCAACAGCTTTATCCAAGCTGGTAAATCAAATGGTTAAAATGGAGGTTCCGGAAGCGGGGGTAATTCGTTTTAACGATATTTTCAGTATGGTCGGCCGGGAAGATGAGTTGGTAGCCTGTGTAATCAGTAAAGTTAGCGGAAAAGCGCCGGGGAGCATTTTGTTTATCCTGGACGAGAAAAGTGCCCATGCTCTGGTAGATTTGATGATGGGCTTGAAGATAGGGACGACGCGGGAACTAAATGATATGACCAGTTCCTTGCTGGAGGAACTAGGCAACATATTGACGGGAGCCTTCCTCACTGCGCTTTCTCAAGCTACCAACATTACCCTGGTACCTTCGGTCCCGGCGTTAGCTTTTGATATGCTGGGAGCAGTCCTGAGCTCGGCCTTTCTTGAGGGTGGTTGTTTTGCGGAAGAAGTTTTAATAATCAGAACTAGATTTTTTAACGACCAGACCAAAATAGACGGCCATTTCTTTTTAGTTCCAGAAGTAAAGGCTCTTTCAACAATTTTAAAATCTTTAGGATTATCAATATGA
- a CDS encoding response regulator has protein sequence MGKRVLIVDDAAFMRMMIKDILTKNGYEVVGEAENGAVAVEMYKELKPDVVTMDITMPEMDGIEAVKAIRAIDPEAKIIMCSAMGQQMMVMEAIQAGAKDFIVKPFQQDRVLQALNKVLS, from the coding sequence TTGGGCAAAAGAGTGCTAATTGTGGATGATGCTGCTTTTATGCGGATGATGATTAAAGACATTTTAACCAAAAACGGCTACGAAGTAGTGGGAGAAGCGGAAAACGGAGCAGTGGCCGTGGAGATGTATAAGGAATTAAAACCGGATGTTGTAACGATGGACATTACCATGCCGGAAATGGATGGGATTGAAGCGGTGAAAGCTATCCGGGCTATAGACCCGGAAGCTAAAATAATTATGTGCAGCGCTATGGGACAGCAGATGATGGTGATGGAGGCGATACAGGCTGGGGCTAAGGACTTCATTGTAAAACCGTTTCAACAGGACCGGGTTCTACAGGCGCTTAACAAGGTTTTGTCCTAA
- the fliM gene encoding flagellar motor switch protein FliM: MKEVLTQAEIDLLLSAMSSGKVKAEDFKKEESEVKVKTYDFRRPNKFSKGQLRTLFMLHDNYARLLSNFLSAYLRTNVQIRMASVDQLTYEDFMVSIPSPTLMTVFSMPPLKGMAVLETNPEFIFPIIDLLFGGPGEMPEQIRELTDIEMGVLRKLNAKLLENLAYAWADIVEIETKIESLETNPQFNQIISPSETVAVVTMSTAIGNHKGLINLCLPYLTLETVISKLSAHFWLASLDSEQEGEQRSRIRRKIADAFVELTGVCGHAYITVRDFLQLQEGDVIPLDRAVGQDLDLYVEDKLKYKVQPGVMGRKLAVQITGFSNKEEEQE, from the coding sequence TTGAAAGAAGTTTTGACCCAGGCAGAAATTGATCTATTACTTAGCGCCATGTCTTCAGGAAAGGTAAAAGCAGAAGACTTTAAGAAAGAGGAAAGCGAGGTCAAGGTTAAAACTTATGACTTCCGCAGACCCAACAAGTTTTCCAAAGGACAGTTAAGAACCCTGTTCATGCTTCATGACAATTATGCCCGTCTGCTGTCTAATTTCTTGTCGGCTTACCTGCGCACTAACGTACAAATAAGAATGGCTTCCGTCGATCAATTGACTTACGAAGATTTCATGGTTTCCATTCCCAGTCCCACTCTCATGACGGTATTTTCGATGCCTCCTTTAAAGGGAATGGCTGTCTTAGAAACCAATCCGGAATTCATATTTCCTATCATAGATCTCTTGTTTGGTGGACCGGGAGAGATGCCTGAACAAATCAGGGAACTTACGGATATTGAAATGGGAGTGCTCCGGAAACTGAACGCCAAACTTTTGGAAAACCTTGCCTATGCATGGGCAGATATAGTTGAAATAGAAACAAAAATTGAAAGCCTGGAAACCAATCCTCAATTCAACCAAATAATTTCGCCCAGCGAAACGGTTGCGGTGGTAACTATGTCCACGGCAATTGGAAACCATAAAGGTTTGATCAATCTGTGCCTGCCGTATTTGACCTTGGAAACAGTAATTTCCAAGCTTTCGGCTCATTTCTGGTTGGCCAGTCTGGATAGCGAACAAGAAGGAGAGCAACGGTCTCGTATACGGCGGAAAATAGCAGATGCTTTTGTCGAGCTCACCGGAGTTTGTGGTCATGCTTATATTACGGTGCGCGATTTTCTACAGCTCCAGGAAGGCGATGTAATTCCTCTGGACCGGGCGGTAGGACAAGACCTGGACCTTTATGTGGAGGATAAGCTCAAATACAAAGTCCAGCCCGGGGTTATGGGTAGAAAGCTCGCGGTACAGATAACGGGCTTCTCTAATAAGGAGGAAGAACAAGAATGA
- the fliY gene encoding flagellar motor switch phosphatase FliY, whose protein sequence is MSNSFLSQEEIDALLKQTQEGEKKSEDALATELTDREKDALGEIGNISMGSAATALSQLINQKVTITTPKVIVTTLEELLASFEVPYVVVEVQFTEGIQGSNLLIIKVSDAAVIADLMMGGDGKIEREELSDLELSALGEAMNQMIGSAATSMSSMLHNSIKITPPNVTQVSLDEDAYQPYLDKEAQVAVVYFKMVVGDLVNSEIMQVIPIDIAKKEAEMLLSLSFLEQDKDEPAEAVYSSSPNQPLPEPTGGPGDKDTAEAGTRNIDLILDVPLQISVVLGKTKKQIKEVLNLTSGSIVELEKLADEPVDILVNGTLIAQGEVVVVNENFGVKITNIIDPVERINNLRRREL, encoded by the coding sequence ATGAGTAATTCTTTTTTGTCACAGGAGGAAATTGACGCTTTGCTAAAGCAGACGCAGGAGGGAGAGAAGAAATCGGAAGATGCTTTAGCAACGGAACTGACAGATCGAGAAAAGGATGCTCTGGGAGAAATTGGAAATATATCCATGGGTTCTGCAGCCACGGCTTTATCTCAGTTGATCAATCAAAAGGTAACTATTACGACACCAAAAGTAATTGTAACCACTTTAGAAGAATTACTCGCTTCCTTTGAAGTTCCCTATGTAGTGGTAGAAGTTCAATTTACCGAGGGAATTCAGGGTTCCAATTTGTTGATTATAAAGGTATCAGATGCGGCGGTAATTGCCGACCTTATGATGGGAGGAGACGGGAAGATTGAGCGGGAGGAACTATCGGATCTGGAGTTAAGTGCTTTGGGAGAAGCCATGAACCAGATGATCGGTTCGGCTGCTACTTCTATGTCCTCCATGCTCCACAACAGTATAAAAATTACTCCCCCTAATGTAACTCAGGTAAGTTTGGATGAAGATGCTTACCAGCCTTACTTGGATAAAGAGGCACAGGTTGCGGTAGTGTACTTTAAGATGGTTGTAGGAGACCTGGTAAACAGTGAAATTATGCAGGTTATTCCTATAGATATTGCCAAGAAAGAGGCAGAAATGCTTTTAAGTCTTTCCTTCCTGGAACAGGACAAAGACGAACCGGCAGAAGCAGTTTATTCGTCCTCCCCCAATCAGCCCTTACCGGAACCGACCGGTGGCCCCGGGGACAAGGATACTGCGGAAGCGGGAACCAGAAACATAGATTTGATTCTCGATGTCCCTTTGCAGATTTCGGTTGTCCTGGGTAAAACGAAAAAACAGATCAAGGAGGTGCTTAATCTAACCTCAGGTTCCATCGTGGAATTGGAAAAGCTGGCGGATGAACCGGTAGACATTTTGGTAAATGGGACCCTTATTGCCCAAGGTGAGGTGGTTGTGGTTAACGAGAATTTTGGTGTAAAAATTACCAACATTATAGACCCGGTAGAAAGAATTAACAATTTGAGGAGACGAGAATTGTAA
- a CDS encoding methyl-accepting chemotaxis protein, which translates to MGRSVKFKVIATFSLVTVLLWTLTIIYTFPTVDGKLLQVAKEDLSPEQVGGLLVDFKRNVILAGISGTLFTVLVGWFLAGRIVSPIQQLVAAMKKAEQGDLTATVKITSRDELGALSKSFNSMLVQIAGLIKKLTEVAEKVSSSAQELSRGADESTQTTEQIASTIQQVAMGTDNQAKSIEEATEIIKNMSQGAEQVAQSAKEASQASHQAAESAGEGEKAIDKATNQMEIINDTVNRSADIVKTLGDRSQEIGQIVDTITGIAEQTNLLALNAAIEAARAGEQGRGFAVVAEEVRKLAEQSAEAARQIAVLIEHIQGETQQAVEAMRAGTEEVNSGLEIVKHAGQAFREIAEAVKNVNDQIEKVSIASQQMASSAKKAVDTMSNIASISVETAAGAQQVAAAAEQQAASVEEVAASATMLTNMAKELHDMIQKFKV; encoded by the coding sequence GTGGGAAGGAGTGTCAAGTTTAAAGTCATAGCTACCTTTTCCCTTGTTACGGTGCTGCTGTGGACTCTTACCATAATTTATACTTTTCCTACCGTAGACGGCAAACTGCTTCAAGTAGCCAAGGAAGACTTGAGTCCGGAACAGGTAGGGGGGCTGTTGGTAGACTTTAAGCGCAATGTTATTCTGGCCGGTATCTCAGGTACTCTTTTCACGGTGCTGGTAGGTTGGTTCTTGGCAGGGCGAATAGTATCGCCCATCCAACAACTGGTCGCAGCCATGAAGAAGGCGGAACAGGGAGATCTTACGGCCACCGTCAAAATTACCAGTCGGGACGAATTGGGGGCTTTAAGCAAGAGTTTTAACTCAATGCTGGTGCAAATTGCCGGTTTGATTAAAAAGTTGACAGAAGTGGCGGAGAAGGTTTCCAGCTCGGCTCAGGAATTGAGCCGGGGGGCGGATGAATCCACTCAAACTACCGAACAAATCGCCTCTACTATCCAGCAAGTAGCCATGGGTACAGATAATCAGGCCAAAAGCATTGAAGAAGCCACCGAGATCATTAAGAATATGTCGCAGGGAGCGGAACAGGTAGCCCAAAGTGCTAAAGAAGCTTCCCAGGCTTCACATCAGGCTGCCGAATCAGCCGGGGAAGGGGAAAAAGCGATAGATAAGGCGACCAATCAAATGGAAATCATCAATGATACGGTTAATCGTTCGGCGGATATAGTGAAAACTTTGGGTGACCGTTCTCAGGAAATTGGACAAATTGTAGATACAATTACCGGTATTGCAGAGCAGACAAATCTTTTGGCCCTGAATGCAGCTATCGAGGCGGCGCGGGCAGGAGAGCAGGGCAGAGGCTTCGCCGTGGTAGCGGAGGAGGTACGCAAACTGGCCGAACAGTCGGCGGAAGCAGCGCGGCAGATTGCCGTTCTAATAGAACATATTCAAGGCGAAACTCAACAGGCGGTGGAGGCTATGCGGGCAGGAACGGAAGAAGTTAACAGCGGTCTGGAAATAGTGAAGCATGCCGGTCAAGCTTTCCGAGAGATTGCGGAAGCAGTTAAAAATGTAAACGATCAGATTGAAAAAGTCTCGATTGCCAGTCAGCAGATGGCCTCCAGTGCTAAGAAAGCCGTTGATACCATGTCCAATATTGCCTCCATCTCCGTTGAAACCGCGGCCGGGGCCCAGCAGGTAGCTGCTGCTGCGGAACAACAGGCTGCTTCCGTCGAGGAGGTAGCTGCTTCAGCTACTATGTTGACCAATATGGCCAAAGAGCTTCACGATATGATCCAAAAGTTTAAAGTTTAA